The Ictidomys tridecemlineatus isolate mIctTri1 chromosome 6, mIctTri1.hap1, whole genome shotgun sequence genome includes a region encoding these proteins:
- the LOC144378353 gene encoding olfactory receptor 6C2-like, producing the protein MMRNHTAVTTFILLGLTDDPKLQIVLFIFLLLTYMLSVTGNLTIITLTLVDPHLKTPMYFFLRNFSFLEVSFTTVCIPRFLYSLSTGDNTVTYNACATQIFFVFLFGATEFFLLAAMSYDRYVAICKPLHYMTIMNNRVCTLLVLSCWVAGLMIIVPPLNVGLQLEFCDSNAIDHFSCDASPLLKISCSDTWVLEQMVIIVAVFALIITLVCVVLSYTYIIRTILRFPSVQQRKKAFSTCSSHMIVVSITYGSCIFIYIKPSAKEEVAINKGVSVLTTSVAPLLNPFIYTLRNKQVKHAFNDSIKKIVFLSKK; encoded by the coding sequence ATGATGAGAAACCACACAGCAGTAACCACTTTCATCCTACTGGGACTGACGGATGACCCAAAACTGCAAATTGTACTTTTTATCTTTCTGTTGCTCACCTACATGTTGAGTGTAACAGGGAACCTGACTATTATCACCCTCACATTGGTGGATCCCCATCTGAAGACACCTATGTACTTCTTTCTCAGAAACTTTTCCTTCCTAGAAGTTTCATTTACTACTGTCTGTATCCCTCGATTCCTGTACAGTTTATCAACTGGAGACAATACTGTTACCTACAATGCTTGTGCaactcaaatattttttgtttttctctttggagCAACAGAATTTTTTCTCCTGGCAGCCATGTCCTAtgatcgctatgtggccatctgtaaaCCCCTTCATTATATGACCATCATGAACAACAGAGTGTGCACCTTATTAGTCCTCTCCTGCTGGGTAGCTGGCTTGATGATTATTGTCCCACCCCTAAATGTAGGTCTCCAGCTTGAATTCTGTGATTCTAATGCCATTGATCATTTCAGCTGTGATGCAAGTCCCCTCCTAAAGATCTCGTGCTCAGACACATGGGTACTAGAACAGATGGTTATCATTGTGGCTGTATTTGCCCTCATTATTACCCTAGTCTGTGTGGTTCTGTCCTACACATACATCATCAGGACCATTCTGAGATTCCCCTCTGTTCAGCAAAGGAAAAAGGCCTTTTCCACCTGTTCCTCCCACATGATTGTGGTTTCCATCACCTATGGCAGCTGCATCTTCATCTACATCAAGCCTTCAGCAAAGGAAGAGGTGGCCATAAATAAAGGAGTTTCAGTGCTTACTACTTCTGTAGCACCCTTGCTGAACCCTTTCATTTACACCTTGAGGAACAAGCAAGTGAAACATGCTTTCAATGACTCCATAAAGAAGATTGTATTTCTCTCAAAGAAGTAG